ataaagaatttgatttaggtcatacctgaatgggctagtggttttccctactttcttcaatttaagtctgaaattggcaataaggcgttcatgatctgagccacagtcagtaatgctcaaaattctccaagccaggcttcagcagtaaatgaaccgtgaacttccagatgttcaagctggttttagaaaaagcagaggaaccggagatcaaattgccaacatccactggatcagcaaaaaagcaagagagttccagaaaaacatctatttcttctttattgactatgccaaagccttggactgtgtggatcacaataaactgtggaaaattctgaaagagatgggaataccagaccatctgacctgcctcttgagaaacctatatgcaggtcaggaagcaatagttagaattggacatggaacaacagattggttccaaataggaaaaggagtacgtcaaggctgtagattgtcaccctgtttatttaacttctatgcagagtacatcatgagaaatgctgggctggaagaagcacaagctggaatcaagtttgctgggagaaatatcaataacctcagatatgcagatgacaccacccttatggcagaaagtgaagaggaactaaaatgcctcttgatgaatgtgaaagaggagagtgaaaaagttggcttaaagctcaacagtcagaaaactaagatcatggcatctggtcccatcacttcatgggaaatagatagggaaacagtggaaacaatgtcagactttattttttggactccaaaatcactgcagatggtgattgcagccatgaaattaaaagacacttactccttggaaggaaagctatgaccaacctagatagcatattcaaaagcagagacattactttgccaacaaaggtccatctagttaagcctatgttttttccagtggtcatgtatggatgcaagagttggactatgaagagagctgagcatggaagaattgatgcttttgaactgtggtgttggagaagactcttgagagtccgttggactgcaaggagatccagccagtccattctaaaggagatcagccctgggatttctttggaagaaatgatgctaaagctgaaactccagtactttgaccacttcatgcaaagacttgactcattggaaaagactctgatgctgggagggattagggacaggaggacaaggggacgacagaggatgagatggctggatggcaacactgacttgatggacatgagtttgagtgaattctgggagttcgTGTTGGagagcgaggcctggcgtgctgcaattcaaggggtcacaagagtcggatatgactgagcgactgaactgaactgaagtggtagTTTTTGGAGAAAACTCCCAAGAATTTTCTTGGCATTGCTTTGTGTCTCACAGAAAATCCATTAGGGattgatggttttcttttttcactgaAAGGTAGACATGGcaacaatttaatttaaaattatattgccTAACATGTGTGAGAAAACGGATCATTTTAAAGCTCTGAGCTTTGGAAAGGCTTATCCAGAATAATTTGGGCAGCTAGTTTCCTGAATCgaagttttaaaaagcaaactacTTCTCCTATCACAATCAAATCAATGTTTATAAGTTTCCTTAGATAAATCACAGATTTGGTTCATTAAATTGACTGTACTTGGAATCTGCAGGAAGAAGACCTTGCTTAGTTATTCTCAGGCAAATCCAGCTCTCATCTTGTTGAAAATCACTAAGCAATgatcagcatcatttcttcacatTATGTATTTCTTCCCCCAAGAGAGCCAGATAAACAGCAATCATGGCTTTCAGGGTGGCTGGGTCTGAAAAGTTGAGAttagataggtaggtagataaatatttttatcaaaattttcaCCTTTCCACTTTGCATCTAAAAAggggatatattttttaaaacaatgagtgTGAATCAATAAGCATCAGTGACTTTAAGAAAATTATCAGTGTTATGATCATTTGGCTTTAACTGAAGTTTTTCTCAGTTAGTCCATAATTATTACATTTGACATTGccaagagggaaaagaaattcattttgaTATGCCAATGTActtggaaagttttttttaattggtggaaaattgcttataatgttgtgttgatttctgccttacaacaacatgaatcagtcataattttatatatatatatatatatatatatatatctcccctctcccttgagcctcactcccctctccccatcccactcctctgtgtcatcacagagctccaggcttggctccctgtgttatgtagCAAATTCCCACTAACTGGCTGTCTGACTCATGACAGTGTTATGTACGTCTATGCTACTTTCTTAATGCACTCCTCCCTCACCTTCCCCCACTgagtccacaagtccattctctactgCTTTCATCAGTACCggttttctagattctgtatatatactAATATAACTTGGGAAGTTTTGACAACAGCCAAACTGAACAAATGCTTTTCGTTTTTCCTCAGTTTAATTAAGAGAAATTCTTACATTTAGCTTTTGCCAGATTGTCTTTGGATCCAGAAGCAAGTGgaaaatttatttgaattattttatttctttaataagcAGGAAAGGTTTTCCTAGATAAGATCATTCATATGTGATTCCACCACTCATATCTTCCAAAGAAAATCCTCCATGAAACAGAAGAATTCCTTTTGACTAGTAGTATTGCAGTGttaatttatacacacatataccccTCAGTTGTACATCAACATTTTACAAAGTTGAAATAGTTTTTTATCTTAGGATCACTGTATATAGTTTATCAGAAAGCTGGGAGTATCAAGAATTTGTCTCTGAAAAGAGAAACATGCTTGTTTTGCTATATGCTAACTATTCTCTATAGTTAGAGAATGAACTATTTGGTTAACAAAATATTATGATTTGTAGAAATTGACCATATATGAAttaaatatatgcattatatatatacatatatatgtatatgaatctaAGTACAAGTTCTTGCATTTAGGACTTTGGAAAAGCAGTTTTGGAGAAGGAGGCAGTTTGAGAGTATAAATACTGCTATTGGCAGTGGTATGTCTATATCTATATACCTTAACtttgatttttcctttgctttttctttcgcTTCCAGGCTTTGATTATGAATTTTTCTGTGATAATTTTGGATCAGTGTTTATTCCTTAATCTCTCCACAATAATCCTTTTATACCTAGAATAACTCATCTATGTTGGGCTTCCTACTTTTTACCCTCTGATACTCTGTTGCAATCCCGTCTCTCTCTCAAATAAGTTAAAATCCCTGACTCTGCTTTTGGGATGAAACACTGAACTTGTCCTCACCTGCACATGGGACTGAGATACCCTCTGGACATCTCAGGGTTTATGCCAGGGGTTGTATGATTCCATGTAAACCCTGTAACCATGCCTCATGCGTAGGGAGCATTGGTAATGGTTAGTGaacaattttatttccttttactgatgaaggaaatgaggCAGAATTATGTTTACATGtgtactgtcttttaaaaatatttacttttggttgtgccatgtcttcgttgctgcatgagggatttctctagttgtggtgagcaggggcgactctctagctgtggtatgcgggcttctcactgcggtggcttctcctgttgtggagcatagctctagggtgtgtggacttcagcagttgtggtgcatgagcttagttactctgaggcatgtgggatctttctggaccagggattgaagctctgtcccctgcactggcaggcagattcttaactactggaccaccagggaagctctatagactgtctttatttctctttgctatGTACTTTAGACCATCTGACACTTATATTCCCTTTTTGGACTTTTTATGTAAATTGCAATTTCTAAACCTTCCGTAATGCTATTGACAGAGTTTCTTTCTTTAAGTCAGTCTCAAGTTGATGTAGAACAAAACTGTATATATTTCTGTAAAACCTGATTAAGTCTTTTATgcaaaatataaactttaaatatGGGATTATTATGCAAGAACAAGTTGTTCATTTGCTCTGAATCACCAGTATCCATGATATCAATGGGAGAATAGAATTAATATTCATGAAACATCCTTTAAGCTGTGGAAAGCCTTCATTTTCATTAGTAGATACTAATATTTAGTGTTGGTGTTATGCAAaaggtgaaataaaaaatattctgaatCACATGTATAAAGTATTTTGTTACTTCGAGGCTTTTCTGGGTAACATTAACAAATGAACATAAATGTGGCACCtttgtaaaattcaaaataagtgAAGAGAAGGGGGATACTTCAGAAAATTACTATGCAGACAGAGTAGGCAAAGTAATACAACTGTGGGGTCAATATTGGAAATGAAGAGACAGCTGCTAAAAACAAGTTATTAAATATCTCTGTTCTGAAGAAGAGAAGTTCATCTAGGCAAAAACCTATTTTGGGAAGCAATGCTCAGTTAAATAGAATGAGAACAACAACTGCATTTGCTAAAAATGAGACATGAatctttgttttaatattttctccctgTTATGAAGTCAAGAATTTGAAGCTGTGTACACTAAAAATACCACCAGGATGGCTGAGTCATTATGGTGTTGGACTTAAGATCCAAAGGACATGTATccacctgggtttgaaccccacTTCCGGTAGAATTACTTTAGCAGGAAATGAAAGTTTCTTGTGCAAAGTTGGAAAACAGTCTACCATATAGTTGACTCTGAACTctttagagcttcccaggtggctcagtggtaaagaaactgcctgccaatgcaggaaatgtaggagacatgagttcaatccctgggtcaggaagaccccctggagaagtaagtggtaacccattccagtattcttgcctggaaaatcaaatggacagaggagcctggcgaaccacagtccatgtggttgcaaggttggacacaacttagcaattagaccaccactaccaccaaaaattaaaataaagcctgccacgtGTGTTGCATTAATAGTCTGTAATagtctgacccagacttgcctggagtgtccaggagtctccagcagaggcattggtcagcagtggcctgctgcagggttgggggcactgagtgtggcagtgcctgcatgggaccttttgaaggaggtccctTCACTACCTCccccatagtttggcctcaggtcaaacaacagggagggaacccagccccacccatcaacagaaaattggattaaagatttactgagcatggcacccccatcagaacaaggcccagtttccccctcagtcagtctctcccgtcaggaagctttcataagcttcttatccttcttcatcagagggcagacagaatgaaaaccacaaccacagaaaactaatcaaacagCCTTGGCtagctcagtgaaactatgagccatgttgtgtagggccacctaagactgacgggtcatggtggagagttctgacaaaatgcagtccattggagaagggaatggcaaaccacttcagtattcttgcgttGAGAACACcatgacagtatgaaaaggcaaaaaagcttTGTGTAACTGCATCCACATAGTAGGTCAGAAAACTAAGCTTGGAAAAAAGAGATGGTGTCACTACAGAGGATAAGTAACTTATTCAAACTACAGCAAGGACAAAATACCCAAATTTCATTTAAGTGGCTTTTTTATTCCTATAAACTTGCTTTAGAATCTCTAGTATTTCTAAAGCAATACTTTATTGCTTTAAAGGAAGCAATAAAAAATGGCCAAATAACTATAATAGATATTTCTTtaaggaagatatacaaatggctgatAAGCATGTGAAAATATGATCAAATAGAAGCTACTCTAATTATGTAATGAATAAAAAATTCAGTAATTTGGCCAGATTAAAAatcaatagcaaagatcaataacctTTCTGTATTTCGACAGTCATCAGTTAGAACATGCAATGTACTATTTGCAATAGAAACACATAAGATAGCAAATTTAAATCAGCTGGGAAACACATATAAGAGGGAGGTATATATGGACATTTAGCCTGTAGTTTTGAGTCTTCTATAGTATTTTACATATTACATAACATTTGATTATTggatcttgtgtatataatttattCATCTTTACATCAATTCCTATTAAGAATTTATATAACTTAGCTAGtgtcattcccattttatttttctaacacaGTATTTCATAGTCTTTGCTTGACTTGTATATCAACTCCAAGTTCATGGCTCCTTTGAAATACAGCTTTTCTCAATTTCACATTATTTCTTCTACCTTCACATAACTacataattgtttatttttcccatttatcCAGTTTTTCATTGTTCTCTCCACCTTGCTTTTTATCTTGTGATATTTGTAAAGTTGCTAAGGAATTCTGAACAATTAAACAACATTTTCAGAtgcttaagttaaaaaaaaaatcttgtgtaaATCTATGAATAATTAAATGCTTTGTTATGGttggaatttatttacaaaattccttagttgcaactttttttttttttttttcgttttcaTAGgtaattttatttggtttttagaaaaatatatacaataaatggaacctcagttttcttaaataGTCTTAAATTAAAAGTATGCAAGTGAGAGGACAAGTGTATTTCCACAGTCAGGACATCAACACTGTTTAATACAAAGTGGCAGATAGGCATTCTGCAGCAAGTCACAAACGTGTACAGGAATGGTAGGAAGTGAGTAGGAGCAGCTTGAGACCAGTGGGCTAGCCAGCTCAGACAACACAGTGGGGGTGAAAGTTCTATCTTGCCCCTTTAGTgtgaatttaagaaaagaatgatTTGCCTATCCTAGCCACTACAGCTTTTGAGTACAAACGTTTGAATGTGGGGAGAAGGCCCTCCAGGGCTCTGCTAACAAGCTAACTGGGCCAGCCGGAGCCTGCCCTTTCCGTTTGGTATTCAGCTGGACTGAGATGTATTAGGATTACCCGTCAGTCACAGTGCCACTGGTAGCAAATGTAATGAACTCAAAGGCTTGGAGTATTTGTAATGCCATTTGCTTTGGATGGGACCCCTGCTTTCTCCTGAACATTCTTCACGAATTCACAGTATCCAGGTGTTTGTGAAAGACCTTTTCATGTGGCAGCCGTCTGACTTCTACATAGTTTTGAGAAGTTAAGCAAGAAGGCAGCAGGAATTGCATTAGCTTCGTTTCAGCTCTGCCATTTCCCCTATATAATATACACTAGATTATATATACTAGATACTACAGTTACTCCAGGCCTACTTCTCTAGGGGCACAGATGTTCCCTCCACTGGTTCTGGGGCTTTTCAAGGAACTGCAACCTAATCATCGCGCCAGCCAGAGGCCagtctgtcatgggatttcctgAGGAGCTTAAACGAACTGGATTATACAACTGCCACCAGGAACCACCTTCCTTCCTCACTCCATGCATTTGCTAATACATAAGCAAAGCAATGAGGCCAACGTCAGGAGCAACATCAGGCTTCGGGGTCGACACACACTTGCGTGAGTGGGAGAGAGAGGTAACAGGAAACAGGCCAGTTAGCCGTGGAGCTGGTGGTTCACTTAGGAATGAGAGGAAAGAGATCGGTATTTGGTTCTCTGTTCATCTATTTCCTGTTTCGTTTTCTTGATGCGACTAAAGATCTCCTTAAAAAGTGCTTTGTATTCTGGTGGCGTCGAGGTGGTGGGGGAGCTGATGGGCTCTGGGGTGACAGAAGCTGGGTCCCAGCTGAGGGTGCTGGGCTTGGGCTGGGCGTTCAGGGCAGCCAGGTCCTTGGCCGGAGCCCGGGAGGTCTGCACAGCCTTGTGGGACAGGCTGTCCTCCTCCTGCTGGCACTTCAGCAGCTCCTCGTACTTCGCCTTCAGGGCGCTGTACTGTGTGTCCACCTCGTGCAGAAGGGAGATGCCCCTCTGCTTCACCGCCTGGGCCCGGCGGATGCAGGTCTCCTCGTGGCCCCTCACAATGTCgctgcccgccaggctgctcAGCACTGTCTCGCTGCTGCTACGCTTGAGGGGCTTCCTGTGCGCTTCGGGCACGGTGAGGAGCATCTCGTCCAGCAGGCTCTGGCCGGGCTCTTTGAAAGGGACAAACAGAGAGTCCGGCACCAGCTTCTCCACCCCGTCCACAAAAGGGTGCTCCGCCTGCAGCATCTGCCGCATCTCGGCCACCTCTGCCTCCAGCTCCAGCGCGCGGGCCCGGTAGGCGTCCGTGGCTCCCAGCTGCTGCTCCAGCTCGCTGTTCTCCTTCAGCCCCAGCCCGTATTCCTCCTCCATGGTCACCCGCTTCTGCCGCTCCAGGCTCAGCTGGGCCTGCAGCATTGTCACTGTTTTCTTCAAATGCTCATTTTCTTCCTCATCGGGGCTTTGGTGACTTGGTAAGGAAGTGATCTTCTCGGCAAACACATGATCGTACACGAAGTGCCTAGAGATTCTGATTAGGCCTGAGGGCGATCTGATGAACAGTCAAGTTGAGGCCCACCAAATGCACGAGCTGGTCTCTCTCCTGGTCAGAGTCCTGGGCAACTTGTAACTGTACTTATTTGCTACCTGCCTCTTCCTGAGACtgaaagctccatgagggcagaaacTGTGTCTATTTTGCTCACCACTCCTCACATCTGGCATAGCACCTGCCTTACCACAGGTGTTCAAGAAATAGTTCTTAAATGAAGATTCAATCTCCAAAGTCTAAATTGTAAAAGgcttttcttcaggaaaaaaaacaaaaaacaaaaaacaagcctTCTGTTTGCCTGGATTTTGTTTGACTGAAATTTCAAttggactaaacaacaacaacaacaaaaactatcaCCTGTATGTTTAAGTGGTTTTGTTCAAACCACTGGTGGTCTAATAGCCAAGTGGCATTTCCTAAAAGGGTACTTTTAATCTACTGGGATCCAGAATGTGCCAATGTCACGAGATGTTCTCCTGCTTGCAAATGGAAGGTGGGCTCTTACTGGCGGAGGTCATACAGCTCTTTCAAAGACGAGAAGCTGGGGGCCGACTTCTCCTGGTCATGCCTCCCCTGGCTCCTTCTCCTTTGGCTGGATGATTTCAGCTCCTCCACTTGGCTCTGGAGGTGATCAATGTTCATTTGCAGGCATTCAATcgtttcactcagactcagaatCTTTTCTTGTGAGGCCTTGCTGTCAGCAACGAGCTTTTgatttgtttcttccagttcccTCGCTGTGACGTCTAATTGCTCATAAACCTTTGCATGCTGTTCATTCATCTGCCGCAGAAGCTCCACCTGCTTGGTCAGATACTCGATTTCCTGTAACTCCTCCTGATTGGTTGTGTACATCTGCTGAAGAGAATCCTCCAACTCTGTGTTTCGATCCAGTAATGTCTTCCCAAGCTCAGCTGCAAGTTGGAGGTCTTGCTGGAGGTCCTGGTGGTCGTACCACGGCTCGTCCTCCTTCATCTCAAACTCCTCCACCAGGTTTTCCGCCAGCATCTCGGCCGGCTCTTCTGAAGGCAGTGGCCCCCGCCGCCGCTGGCCCGCCTCAGCCGCTGCCCCCTAGTTGCAACTTTTTAAGCTCAAAATTTAGTAATAATTTTCTCATTGTATTTTGGCATCTGgatttgcaggaaaaaaatatcTGAGGATGTTTTGATGTTTATATCttgtgattaattttttttttacaattcagACTTTTGGTTTAGTGGTACTTTTAATATTTGTAGCTCAAATATATTGTCAAACTTCTGTCTAAGTGTGGATTTATTTCAGCAATTTTTTCTCTTGTAAagagatattgttgttgttgttgttgtttagtctcttagttgcatcagactctttgtgatccatggcctgcagcatgcaagacttccctgtccttcatagtCTCCCTGAgtgtgttcaaattcatgtccattgagtcagtgatagcatctgactatctcatcctctgctgccctcttcttctcctgcccttaatctttcccagcatcagggtcttttccagtgagtcggctcttcccatcaggtggccaaaatattggagcttcagcttcagcatcagtccttccagtgaatattcaggattgatttcctttaggattgactggtttgatctccttgctgtccaaggactctcaagagtcttttccagaaacacaactcaaaaatatcagttcttaggttctcagcctgctttatggtccaactttcacatacacacataactactggaaaaaccatagctttgactatatggacctttgtctgcaaagtgatgtctttgctttctaatatgctgtctggttttattatagctttccttccaaagagtgtacatgcatgctaagtcgcttcagtcatgtatgactgtgcaacgctatggactgtagcttgccaggctcctctgttcatgggattccacaggcaagaataatggagtgggttaccatgccctcttccagtggatattcccaacccaaggatcaaacccacgtctcttatgtctcctgcattggcaggtggattctttaccaccagcaccacctgggaagctccttccaaggagcaagtgtcttttaatttcatggctgtagtcactatctgcagtgattttggaggtcaagaaaataaaatctggcaagaataccggagtggtttgccattccctcttctagtgaccatgttttgtcagaatgcTTCACTATGACCCGTCAGTCTTGAgtagccctacatggcatggctcatagcttcattgagttatgcaagccccttccccacaacagggctgtggtccatgaaagggtaaagaaatataaatgaactCAATTTGGATTTCCTGCTTAGACTTTGGAGATCATTTCAAATTTACTAATctattcattctctttctttcctttccaaaatATGTTTATGCTCTCTGTATTGCTGATCTTCTCTCTAGtcattctttatttctctctttttccttctcttttcttggaAGTGTGTTGTTTGTCCTCCTATCTCTGATCTGGTTTTCTACTCCATCTCTTTGGCTTACTTGTTTTGGATAAAGAAGTTTATATTGCTACTCTTGATTTTGGAGTTTTTTCCCTGCTCCTGCCTTATTTCAGTTTTCTCCCTTTTAATCTCAGCCTTCTTGATTTCACTGAAGTTTGTCTTTCCATTGGTATTTATTCTCTCCATCATTGGAAGCCATATAATTTTAGACTTTGTGTTCTGAAGTTTTATTATGCATCTTTCAGTCTCAGAggcacaatgagatatcattatACACTGCTTATCTTGgctaaaatataaaagatttgTAATATCAATATCAATTCCTGGTATTGGATGATTGGAGTGATTGGCACTGTCATAAACTCATGGCTAGGGGTGGAAATGCAAAACATAACATACAGTTTGGAAAACAGTTGGGCATATTCAAATAAAGGTAAATGTTCACTTACCATACAACCCAAATTCCTATTCTCAGATATTTATCTTACAGAAATGGTATTTCCGTGCAAAGATTTGCAGTTAAATGTTTATAGGTGCTTTACACCTAATAGCCTAGCCAAAATATGTAAGAAATTATGTGTTTAACTGATTAATGCAGATTGTGGCATATTGATAAAATGAAATCTTacttagagaaaagaaaaggagccactactaaaagaagcagaaatatgGATGAAAGCTCAAGAGCATTATGTTAAACCAGGAAAAAGGTCATACACTGTATAATTTCATCTTATAAGATTCTAGGAAAGACAAAACTGTAATGAGAAAACCAGTCAAAGTTTGTCAGGGTCAAGGGGTGAGGAAGATAATTGCCTGCCAAGAGATGTGAAGCAATTTTGGAGGGTGATGGAGACATTCTGTTTTTTATTAGGAGGCAGTTTGTGCAGTTGTGTACTTTTGTCAAACTCATCCTATTTCACACCTAAACGTTGTGAACATGATTGTGTGTAAATAAGACACCCAAATCCTGGTAATGATTTACAACTATGAGTGAAGAACACATAGACTTTCTGATCAGGATATGATGGTCTGAGGAGGACAGGTCCGCTTGTTGTCTTTTGTCTGGGGATGCCTAATATGCATCCAAACAAGAGGAAATCTCATAATAATCCAGAGTGATCCATGATCCGTAAAATGTCATCCTTGTTCCTCAGCACTGCACAAGGCTGGAGGATCTATGTCAGATTAAAGGATATTAAAGACATGTGACCACAAGACACAATGTATGCTCCTGTGTTAGCGGGAGAAAAGTGCCACAACAAACTGTTATTAGGATAGTTGACCAAATTAGAATGTGGGCTATAGTCTAGATATCATAATATACTGTATCCATGTTcgattttctgaatatttaaatCAATTGTGGATATGTGTCCTTATTCTTAGGAAACAAGTACATAATAAAGTATTATGAGGTAAATTTGACAAATGGTATGATAAATATCAAAagggagagagagtgtgtgtgaggaaagagagagaaagagaaattataaagaagaatgatgaaatattaaaaattggtGAATCGAGGTACAGGATTGCAGTAGAAAAAAACAGTTGTTCTTGGAAAgatatccatgtcctaatccATAGAACCTGATATGATGATCCCTTACACAGCAGAAGGAATGTTACAGATATGATTTAGTTAAGAGTCTTCAGATGGAGAGGTACactatcctggattatctggaggACCAAATGTAATCAATCACAGGGGTAATTA
This window of the Capricornis sumatraensis isolate serow.1 chromosome 3, serow.2, whole genome shotgun sequence genome carries:
- the LOC138077115 gene encoding cerebellar degeneration-related protein 2-like, with translation MLAENLVEEFEMKEDEPWYDHQDLQQDLQLAAELGKTLLDRNTELEDSLQQMYTTNQEELQEIEYLTKQVELLRQMNEQHAKVYEQLDVTARELEETNQKLVADSKASQEKILSLSETIECLQMNIDHLQSQVEELKSSSQRRRSQGRHDQEKSAPSFSSLKELYDLRQHFVYDHVFAEKITSLPSHQSPDEEENEHLKKTVTMLQAQLSLERQKRVTMEEEYGLGLKENSELEQQLGATDAYRARALELEAEVAEMRQMLQAEHPFVDGVEKLVPDSLFVPFKEPGQSLLDEMLLTVPEAHRKPLKRSSSETVLSSLAGSDIVRGHEETCIRRAQAVKQRGISLLHEVDTQYSALKAKYEELLKCQQEEDSLSHKAVQTSRAPAKDLAALNAQPKPSTLSWDPASVTPEPISSPTTSTPPEYKALFKEIFSRIKKTKQEIDEQRTKYRSLSSHS